One genomic segment of Pongo pygmaeus isolate AG05252 chromosome 19, NHGRI_mPonPyg2-v2.0_pri, whole genome shotgun sequence includes these proteins:
- the WNK4 gene encoding serine/threonine-protein kinase WNK4 isoform X8: MLAPPATETTVPMSQTEADLALRPPPPLATSGQPRLGPPPRRVRRFSGKAEPRPRSSRLSRRSSVDLGLLSSWSLPASPTPDPPDPPDSAGPGPAKSPPPSSKEAPEGTWTEGAPVKAAEDSARPELPDSAVGPGSREPLRVPEAVALERRREQEEKEDMETQAVATSPDGRYLKFDIEIGRGSFKTVYRGLDTDTTVEVAWCELQTRKLSRAERQRFSEEVEMLKGLQHPNIVRFYDSWKSVLRGQVCIVLVTELMTSGTLKTYLRRFREMKPRVLQRWSRQILRGLHFLHSRVPPILHRDLKCDNVFITGPTGSVKIGDLGLATLKRASFAKSVIGTPEFMAPEMYEEKYDEAVDVYAFGMCMLEMATSEYPYSECQNAAQIYRKVTSGRKPNSFHNVKIPEVKEIIEGCIRTDKNERFTIQDLLAHAFFREERGVHVELAEEDDGEKPGLKLWLRMEDARRGGRPRDNQAIEFLFQLGRDAAEEVAQEMVALGLVCEADYQPVARAVRERVAAIQRKREKLRKARELEALPPEPGPPPATVPMAPSPPSVFPPEPEEPEADQHQPFLFRHASYSSTTSDCETDGYLSSSGFLDASDPALQPPGGVPSSLAESHLCLPSAFALSIPRSGPGSDFSPGDSYASDAASGLSDVGEGMRQMRRPPGRNLRRRPRSRLRVTSVSDQNDRVVECQLQTHNSKMVTFRFDLDGDSPEEIAAAMVYNEFILPSERDGFLRRIREIIQRVETLLKRDTGPVEAAEDTVSPQEEPAPLLALPVPLPDPSNELQSSTSLEHRSWSAFSTFSSSPGTPLSPGNPFSPGTPISPGPIFPITSSPCHPSPSPFSPISSQVSSNPSPHPTSSPLPFSSSAPEFPVPLSQCPRSSLPTTSPPTFSPTCSQVTLSPPFFPPCPSTSSLPSTTAAPLLSLASAFSLAVMTVAQSLLSPSPGLLSQSPPAPPSPLPSLPLPPPLAAGGQESPSPHTAEVESEASPPPARPLPGEARLAPISEEGKPQLVGRFQVTSSKEPAEPLHLQPTSLTLSGSPKPSTPQLTSESSDTEDSAGGGPETREALAESDRAAEGLGAGVEEEGDDGKEPQVGGSPPPLSHPNPVWMNYSYSSLCLSSEESESSGEDEEFWAELQSLRQKHLSEVETLQTLQKKEIEDLYSRLGKQPPPGIVAPAAMLSSRQRRLSKGSFPTSRRNSLQRSEPPGPGIMRRNSLSGSSTGSQEQRASKGVTFAGDVGRM; this comes from the exons ATGTTGGCACCCCCGGCCACGGAGACCACCGTCCCCATGTCCCAGACTGAGGCTGACCTGGCCCTGCGGCCCCCGCCGCCTCTTGCCACCTCGGGGCAGCCCCGCCTCGGGCCCCCTCCTCGCCGAGTGCGCCGCTTCTCCGGGAAGGCTGAGCCCCGGCCGCGCTCTTCTCGTCTCAGCCGCCGTAGCTCAGTTGACTTGGGGCTGCTGAGCTCTTGGTCTCTGCCAGCCTCACCCACTCCGGACCCCCCCGATCCTCCGGATTCCGCTGGTCCTGGCCCCGCGAAGAGCCCACCGCCTAGCTCCAAAGAAGCCCCCGAGGGCACGTGGACCGAGGGAGCCCCTGTGAAGGCTGCAGAAGACTCCGCGCGTCCCGAGCTCCCGGACTCTGCAGTGGGCCCGGGGTCCAGGGAGCCGCTGAGGGTCCCTGAGGCTGTGGCCCTAGAGCGGCGGCGGgagcaggaagaaaaggaggacaTGGAGACCCAGGCTGTGGCAACGTCCCCCGATGGCCGATACCTCAAGTTTGACATCGAGATTGGACGTGGCTCCTTCAAGACGGTGTATCGAGGGCTAGACACCGACACCACAGTGGAGGTGGCCTGGTGTGAGCTGCAG ACTCGGAAACTGTCTAGAGCTGAGCGGCAGCGCTTCTCAGAGGAGGTGGAGATGCTCAAGGGGCTGCAGCACCCCAACATCGTCCGCTTCTACGATTCGTGGAAGTCGGTGCTGAGGGGCCAGGTTTGCATCGTCCTGGTCACCGAACTCATGACCTCGGGCACGCTCAAGAC GTACCTGAGGCGGTTCCGGGAGATGAAGCCGCGGGTCCTTCAGCGCTGGAGCCGCCAAATCCTGCGGGGACTTCATTTCCTACACTCCCGGGTTCCTCCCATCCTGCACCGGGATCTCAAGTGCGACAATGTCTTTATCACGGGCCCTACTGGCTCTGTCAAAATCGGGGACCTGGGCCTGGCCACGCTCAAGCGCGCCTCCTTTGCCAAGAGTGTCATCG GGACCCCGGAATTCATGGCCCCCGAGATGTACGAGGAAAAGTACGATGAGGCCGTGGACGTGTATGCGTTCGGCATGTGCATGCTGGAGATGGCCACCTCTGAGTACCCGTACTCCGAGTGCCAGAATGCCGCGCAAATCTACCGCAAGGTCACTTCG GGCAGAAAGCCGAACagcttccacaatgtgaagataCCCGAGGTGAAGGAGATCATTGAAGGCTGCATCCGCACGGATAAGAACGAGAG GTTCACCATCCAGGATCTCCTGGCCCACGCATTCTTCCGCGAGGAGCGCGGTGTGCACGTGGAACTAGCGGAGGAGGACGACGGCGAGAAGCCGGGCCTCAAGCTCTGGCTGCGCATGGAGGACGCGCGGCGCGGGGGGCGCCCACGGGACAACCAGGCCATCGAATTCCTGTTCCAGCTGGGCCGGGACGCGGCCGAGGAGGTGGCACAGGAGATG GTGGCTCTGGGCTTGGTCTGTGAAGCTGATTACCAGCCAGTGGCCCGTGCAGTACGTGAACGGGTTGCTGCCATCCAGCGAAAGCGTGAGAAGCTGCGTAAAGCAAGGGAATTGGAGGCGCTCCCACCAGAGCCAGGACCTCCACCAGCAACTGTGCCCATGGCTCCCAGTCCCCCCAGTGTCTTCCCCCCTGAGCCTGAGGAGCCAGAGGCAGACCAGCACCAGCCCTTCCTTTTCCGTCACGCCAGCTACTCATCTACCACCT CGGATTGCGAGACTGATGGCTACCTCAGCTCCTCCGGCTTCCTGGATGCCTCAGACCCTGCCCTTCAGCCCCCTGGGGGGGTGCCATCCAGCCTGGCTGAGTCCCATCTCTGCCTGCCCTCG GCTTTTgccctatccattccacgttctggcCCTGGAAGTGACTTTTCCCCTGGGGACAG CTATGCCTCAGATGCAGCTTCAGGCCTTAGCGATGTGGGAGAAGGGATGAGACAAATGAGGAGACCCCCAGGGAGGAATCTCCGGCGCAGACCCAGATCCCGGCTGCGGGTCACTAGT GTCTCAGACCAGAATGACAGAGTGGTTGAGTGCCAGCTACAGACCCATAACAGCAAGATGGTGACCTTCCGATTTGATCTGGATGGGGACAGCCCGGAAGAGATTGCAGCTGCCATG GTGTATAACGAGTTCATTCTGCCCTCGGAGCGAGATGGCTTTCTCAGACGGATTCGGGAGATTATCCAGCGAGTGGAGACCCTGTTGAAGAGAGACACTGGCCCCGTGGAGGCTGCTGAAGACACCGTAAGCCCCCAG GAGGAGCCAGCACCATTACTTGCCCTGCCCGTCCCCCTCCCAGACCCATCCAATG AGCTCCAGAGCAGCACTTCCCTGGAGCACAGGAGCTGGTCAGCCTTCTCCACCTTCTCATCTTCTCCTGGAACTCCTTTGTCTCCTGGAAACCCATTTTCCCCTGGAACCCCCATTTCCCCAGGTCCCATCTTCCCCATCACTTCTTCCCCATGTCATCCCAGCCCCTCCCCATTCTCCCCCATTTCTTCCCAGGTCTCCTCAAATCCCTCTCCACACCCCACCAGCTCTCCACTTCCATTCTCCTCCAGTGCACCCGAGTTTCCAGTCCCACTCTCTCAGTGTCCCCGGAGTTCTCTCCCCACGACTTCTCCACCTACATTCTCTCCCACTTGTTCTCAGGTCACTCTTAGTCCCCCTTTCTTtcctccatgcccctccacttcttccctcccctccaccacAGCAGCCCCTCTCCTTTCTCTGGCTAGTGCCTTCTCACTGGCTGTGATGACTGTGGCCCAGTCCCTGCTGTCCCCCTCACCTGGGCTCCTTTCCCAgtctcctccagcccctcctAGTCCCCTCCCTAGcctgccccttccccctccccttgctGCTGGTGGCCAGGAGAGCCCTTCACCCCACACAGCTGAGGTGGAGAGTGAG GCCTCGCCACCTCCTGCTCGGCCCCTCCCAGGGGAAGCCAGGCTGGCGCCCATCTCTGAAG AGGGAAAGCCGCAGCTTGTTGGGCGTTTCCAAGTGACTTCATCCAAGGAACCGGCTGAGCCTCTTCACTTGCAGCCAACATCCCTCACTCTCTCCGGTTCTCCGAAACCTTCAACCCCTCAGCTCACTTCAGAGAGCTCAGATACAGAGGACAGTGCTGGAGGCGGGCCAGAGACCAGGGAAGCTCTGGCTGAGAGCGACCGTGCAGCTGAGGGTCTGGGGGCTGGAGTTGAGGAGGAAGGAGATGATGGGAAGGAACCCCAAGTCGGGGGCAGCCCCCCACCCCTGAGCCATCCCAACCCAGTGTGGATGAACTACTCCTACAGCAGCCTGTGTTTGAGCAGCGAGGAGTCAGAAAGCAGTGGGGAAGATGAGGAGTTCTGGGCTGAGCTGCAGAGTCTTCGGCAGAA GCACTTGTCAGAGGTGGAAACACTACAGAcactacagaaaaaagaaattgaagatttGTACAGCCGGCTGGGGAAGCAGCCCCCACCGGGTATTGTGGCCCCAGCTGCTATGCTGTCCAGCCGCCAGCGCCGCCTCTCCAAGGGCAGCTTCCCCACCTCCCGCCGCAACAGCCTACAGCGCTCTGAGCCCCCAGGCCCTG GCATCATGCGAAGGAACTCCCTGAGTGGCAGCAGCACCGGCTCCCAGGAGCAGCGGGCAAGCAAGGGGGTGACATTCGCCGGGGATGTTGGCAGGATG tGA
- the WNK4 gene encoding serine/threonine-protein kinase WNK4 isoform X1: MLAPPATETTVPMSQTEADLALRPPPPLATSGQPRLGPPPRRVRRFSGKAEPRPRSSRLSRRSSVDLGLLSSWSLPASPTPDPPDPPDSAGPGPAKSPPPSSKEAPEGTWTEGAPVKAAEDSARPELPDSAVGPGSREPLRVPEAVALERRREQEEKEDMETQAVATSPDGRYLKFDIEIGRGSFKTVYRGLDTDTTVEVAWCELQTRKLSRAERQRFSEEVEMLKGLQHPNIVRFYDSWKSVLRGQVCIVLVTELMTSGTLKTYLRRFREMKPRVLQRWSRQILRGLHFLHSRVPPILHRDLKCDNVFITGPTGSVKIGDLGLATLKRASFAKSVIGTPEFMAPEMYEEKYDEAVDVYAFGMCMLEMATSEYPYSECQNAAQIYRKVTSGRKPNSFHNVKIPEVKEIIEGCIRTDKNERFTIQDLLAHAFFREERGVHVELAEEDDGEKPGLKLWLRMEDARRGGRPRDNQAIEFLFQLGRDAAEEVAQEMVALGLVCEADYQPVARAVRERVAAIQRKREKLRKARELEALPPEPGPPPATVPMAPSPPSVFPPEPEEPEADQHQPFLFRHASYSSTTSDCETDGYLSSSGFLDASDPALQPPGGVPSSLAESHLCLPSAFALSIPRSGPGSDFSPGDSYASDAASGLSDVGEGMRQMRRPPGRNLRRRPRSRLRVTSVSDQNDRVVECQLQTHNSKMVTFRFDLDGDSPEEIAAAMVYNEFILPSERDGFLRRIREIIQRVETLLKRDTGPVEAAEDTVSPQEEPAPLLALPVPLPDPSNAELQSSTSLEHRSWSAFSTFSSSPGTPLSPGNPFSPGTPISPGPIFPITSSPCHPSPSPFSPISSQVSSNPSPHPTSSPLPFSSSAPEFPVPLSQCPRSSLPTTSPPTFSPTCSQVTLSPPFFPPCPSTSSLPSTTAAPLLSLASAFSLAVMTVAQSLLSPSPGLLSQSPPAPPSPLPSLPLPPPLAAGGQESPSPHTAEVESEASPPPARPLPGEARLAPISEGEASDHGPSPAIIPTHCPVTALLSSCLLPLRPTEGKPQLVGRFQVTSSKEPAEPLHLQPTSLTLSGSPKPSTPQLTSESSDTEDSAGGGPETREALAESDRAAEGLGAGVEEEGDDGKEPQVGGSPPPLSHPNPVWMNYSYSSLCLSSEESESSGEDEEFWAELQSLRQKHLSEVETLQTLQKKEIEDLYSRLGKQPPPGIVAPAAMLSSRQRRLSKGSFPTSRRNSLQRSEPPGPGIMRRNSLSGSSTGSQEQRASKGVTFAGDVGRMVRAGPREGEPREWYLAAASPSSHLGSVFITFSFPSSEFRTEAMYLPHTRAHHGACVLRI, from the exons ATGTTGGCACCCCCGGCCACGGAGACCACCGTCCCCATGTCCCAGACTGAGGCTGACCTGGCCCTGCGGCCCCCGCCGCCTCTTGCCACCTCGGGGCAGCCCCGCCTCGGGCCCCCTCCTCGCCGAGTGCGCCGCTTCTCCGGGAAGGCTGAGCCCCGGCCGCGCTCTTCTCGTCTCAGCCGCCGTAGCTCAGTTGACTTGGGGCTGCTGAGCTCTTGGTCTCTGCCAGCCTCACCCACTCCGGACCCCCCCGATCCTCCGGATTCCGCTGGTCCTGGCCCCGCGAAGAGCCCACCGCCTAGCTCCAAAGAAGCCCCCGAGGGCACGTGGACCGAGGGAGCCCCTGTGAAGGCTGCAGAAGACTCCGCGCGTCCCGAGCTCCCGGACTCTGCAGTGGGCCCGGGGTCCAGGGAGCCGCTGAGGGTCCCTGAGGCTGTGGCCCTAGAGCGGCGGCGGgagcaggaagaaaaggaggacaTGGAGACCCAGGCTGTGGCAACGTCCCCCGATGGCCGATACCTCAAGTTTGACATCGAGATTGGACGTGGCTCCTTCAAGACGGTGTATCGAGGGCTAGACACCGACACCACAGTGGAGGTGGCCTGGTGTGAGCTGCAG ACTCGGAAACTGTCTAGAGCTGAGCGGCAGCGCTTCTCAGAGGAGGTGGAGATGCTCAAGGGGCTGCAGCACCCCAACATCGTCCGCTTCTACGATTCGTGGAAGTCGGTGCTGAGGGGCCAGGTTTGCATCGTCCTGGTCACCGAACTCATGACCTCGGGCACGCTCAAGAC GTACCTGAGGCGGTTCCGGGAGATGAAGCCGCGGGTCCTTCAGCGCTGGAGCCGCCAAATCCTGCGGGGACTTCATTTCCTACACTCCCGGGTTCCTCCCATCCTGCACCGGGATCTCAAGTGCGACAATGTCTTTATCACGGGCCCTACTGGCTCTGTCAAAATCGGGGACCTGGGCCTGGCCACGCTCAAGCGCGCCTCCTTTGCCAAGAGTGTCATCG GGACCCCGGAATTCATGGCCCCCGAGATGTACGAGGAAAAGTACGATGAGGCCGTGGACGTGTATGCGTTCGGCATGTGCATGCTGGAGATGGCCACCTCTGAGTACCCGTACTCCGAGTGCCAGAATGCCGCGCAAATCTACCGCAAGGTCACTTCG GGCAGAAAGCCGAACagcttccacaatgtgaagataCCCGAGGTGAAGGAGATCATTGAAGGCTGCATCCGCACGGATAAGAACGAGAG GTTCACCATCCAGGATCTCCTGGCCCACGCATTCTTCCGCGAGGAGCGCGGTGTGCACGTGGAACTAGCGGAGGAGGACGACGGCGAGAAGCCGGGCCTCAAGCTCTGGCTGCGCATGGAGGACGCGCGGCGCGGGGGGCGCCCACGGGACAACCAGGCCATCGAATTCCTGTTCCAGCTGGGCCGGGACGCGGCCGAGGAGGTGGCACAGGAGATG GTGGCTCTGGGCTTGGTCTGTGAAGCTGATTACCAGCCAGTGGCCCGTGCAGTACGTGAACGGGTTGCTGCCATCCAGCGAAAGCGTGAGAAGCTGCGTAAAGCAAGGGAATTGGAGGCGCTCCCACCAGAGCCAGGACCTCCACCAGCAACTGTGCCCATGGCTCCCAGTCCCCCCAGTGTCTTCCCCCCTGAGCCTGAGGAGCCAGAGGCAGACCAGCACCAGCCCTTCCTTTTCCGTCACGCCAGCTACTCATCTACCACCT CGGATTGCGAGACTGATGGCTACCTCAGCTCCTCCGGCTTCCTGGATGCCTCAGACCCTGCCCTTCAGCCCCCTGGGGGGGTGCCATCCAGCCTGGCTGAGTCCCATCTCTGCCTGCCCTCG GCTTTTgccctatccattccacgttctggcCCTGGAAGTGACTTTTCCCCTGGGGACAG CTATGCCTCAGATGCAGCTTCAGGCCTTAGCGATGTGGGAGAAGGGATGAGACAAATGAGGAGACCCCCAGGGAGGAATCTCCGGCGCAGACCCAGATCCCGGCTGCGGGTCACTAGT GTCTCAGACCAGAATGACAGAGTGGTTGAGTGCCAGCTACAGACCCATAACAGCAAGATGGTGACCTTCCGATTTGATCTGGATGGGGACAGCCCGGAAGAGATTGCAGCTGCCATG GTGTATAACGAGTTCATTCTGCCCTCGGAGCGAGATGGCTTTCTCAGACGGATTCGGGAGATTATCCAGCGAGTGGAGACCCTGTTGAAGAGAGACACTGGCCCCGTGGAGGCTGCTGAAGACACCGTAAGCCCCCAG GAGGAGCCAGCACCATTACTTGCCCTGCCCGTCCCCCTCCCAGACCCATCCAATG CAGAGCTCCAGAGCAGCACTTCCCTGGAGCACAGGAGCTGGTCAGCCTTCTCCACCTTCTCATCTTCTCCTGGAACTCCTTTGTCTCCTGGAAACCCATTTTCCCCTGGAACCCCCATTTCCCCAGGTCCCATCTTCCCCATCACTTCTTCCCCATGTCATCCCAGCCCCTCCCCATTCTCCCCCATTTCTTCCCAGGTCTCCTCAAATCCCTCTCCACACCCCACCAGCTCTCCACTTCCATTCTCCTCCAGTGCACCCGAGTTTCCAGTCCCACTCTCTCAGTGTCCCCGGAGTTCTCTCCCCACGACTTCTCCACCTACATTCTCTCCCACTTGTTCTCAGGTCACTCTTAGTCCCCCTTTCTTtcctccatgcccctccacttcttccctcccctccaccacAGCAGCCCCTCTCCTTTCTCTGGCTAGTGCCTTCTCACTGGCTGTGATGACTGTGGCCCAGTCCCTGCTGTCCCCCTCACCTGGGCTCCTTTCCCAgtctcctccagcccctcctAGTCCCCTCCCTAGcctgccccttccccctccccttgctGCTGGTGGCCAGGAGAGCCCTTCACCCCACACAGCTGAGGTGGAGAGTGAG GCCTCGCCACCTCCTGCTCGGCCCCTCCCAGGGGAAGCCAGGCTGGCGCCCATCTCTGAAGGTGAGGCCTCTGACCACGGACCTTCCCCTGCCATTATCCCTACTCACTGTCCTGTCACTGCTCTCCTTTCCTCATGCCTTCTTCCTCTTCGCCCTACAGAGGGAAAGCCGCAGCTTGTTGGGCGTTTCCAAGTGACTTCATCCAAGGAACCGGCTGAGCCTCTTCACTTGCAGCCAACATCCCTCACTCTCTCCGGTTCTCCGAAACCTTCAACCCCTCAGCTCACTTCAGAGAGCTCAGATACAGAGGACAGTGCTGGAGGCGGGCCAGAGACCAGGGAAGCTCTGGCTGAGAGCGACCGTGCAGCTGAGGGTCTGGGGGCTGGAGTTGAGGAGGAAGGAGATGATGGGAAGGAACCCCAAGTCGGGGGCAGCCCCCCACCCCTGAGCCATCCCAACCCAGTGTGGATGAACTACTCCTACAGCAGCCTGTGTTTGAGCAGCGAGGAGTCAGAAAGCAGTGGGGAAGATGAGGAGTTCTGGGCTGAGCTGCAGAGTCTTCGGCAGAA GCACTTGTCAGAGGTGGAAACACTACAGAcactacagaaaaaagaaattgaagatttGTACAGCCGGCTGGGGAAGCAGCCCCCACCGGGTATTGTGGCCCCAGCTGCTATGCTGTCCAGCCGCCAGCGCCGCCTCTCCAAGGGCAGCTTCCCCACCTCCCGCCGCAACAGCCTACAGCGCTCTGAGCCCCCAGGCCCTG GCATCATGCGAAGGAACTCCCTGAGTGGCAGCAGCACCGGCTCCCAGGAGCAGCGGGCAAGCAAGGGGGTGACATTCGCCGGGGATGTTGGCAGGATGGTGAGGGCGGGCCCAAGGGAGGGAGAGCCCAGGGAATGGTACCTGGCTGCAGCTTCgccttcctcccaccttggaAGTGTCttcatcactttttcttttccctccagtGAATTCAGAACAGAAGCCATGTATCTCCCCCACACCAGGGCCCACCATGGAGCTTGTGTTCTCAGAATCTGA